The Candidatus Manganitrophaceae bacterium region TAAGATGGTGTTTCCGGCGAACACCTTCACCTGCAAATACTTCGGGGAGTAGTAATTGTCCCGCGCGACCAATTTGGGCGCCTCAGGACGCTGGTCGACCAGTTTGGGAATTTTCGGAATGTGGACGCGTTTATCGATGGTCGCCTCCACCCAGGCGGCGGTTCCCAATAAAAAAATAAGAACGAATAAAAAAGCCAAACGACGCAACATTTTCTCCCTCATTCTAAATAAATAGTAAGCAATCTTACTACAGTGATTTATCTTAGCACCCTGGTGCGCAACATCAAGGATGCAGCAATAAGAGGTTGTTGTTTTCAATTTATTTTTGTGCTAGGATTCGTTTTCCCTTGCGCCTGTAGCTCAATTGGATAGAGCGTCGGCCTCCGGAGCCGTAGGTTAGGGGTTCAAATCCCTTCAGGCGCACCAGCCAGATAAAAAACGCGCCGCGGGCGTTGCCCGAGCGAGTGCGGGGATCTGGGACCAGAATGGGAATACCCTCTTTTTCTGGCCCCGCAGGTCCCACAATTTGAAGATGGGCCGTTAGCTCAGTTGGTAGAGCAGCTGACTCTTAATCAGCGGGTCGAAGGTTCAAGTCCTTCACGGCTCACCACATCTTTACAACACTCAAAATAGATGGATACCCTCCCGGGGCCCCTCTCCTCATGACTTCTTTTATATTGACATGCTCTAGGTTTAGAGTTAATCTAAAAGGATGCAGAAGGAACGAATCAAATTCAGTCACGCCGAAATCGAAAAACAATTGATCGCCGCGGGGGTCCAACCGACGGCGCAGCGGATTGCGATCTGCCAATATATTCTTTCTGAAGCCGATCATCCGACCGCGGAAGAGATTAAAAAATGGGCCGATCGTCATTTCCCGAAAATGAGCATGGCCACCGTCTATAACACCCTCAAAATATTGGTCGATGCGGAGATTTTGCAAGAGTTTAAATTTCCCCACTCCGATGCTGCGGTTTATGATTGCAATACGGCCGTTCATTACCATTTTCTGGATGAAAAAACCGGAGCGTTGCACGATGTCGAGCCGGAATCGATCAATCTGACGGTTAAATTAAAAAAAGAATTCACAGTCAAAGGCATTCAGATTCTACTGCGGGGCAC contains the following coding sequences:
- a CDS encoding cupredoxin domain-containing protein, with the protein product MLRRLAFLFVLIFLLGTAAWVEATIDKRVHIPKIPKLVDQRPEAPKLVARDNYYSPKYLQVKVFAGNTILLENKGTNTHGFVIPAFSHVSIIKPGETEKIAVPPQKAAGYYDFFCHLHPGMRGTIQVLSSPT
- a CDS encoding transcriptional repressor gives rise to the protein MQKERIKFSHAEIEKQLIAAGVQPTAQRIAICQYILSEADHPTAEEIKKWADRHFPKMSMATVYNTLKILVDAEILQEFKFPHSDAAVYDCNTAVHYHFLDEKTGALHDVEPESINLTVKLKKEFTVKGIQILLRGTKK